A stretch of DNA from Serinibacter arcticus:
GCGCTGATGGACGGGCTCCAGATCCAGTGGCTGATGTCGCTGGGACGGCCGAAGCGGGCCCAGGTGAACATGGCGGCGGACCTCAGCGCCTACCTCGACCTGATCATCGAGCCGGCCTGATCATCGAGCCGGCCTGAACGACGACGACGGCGGGCCGGCCTCCCGAGGAGGCCGGCCCGCCGTCGTGCTCCGGTCGCTCAGCCGCGGGCGGCGTTCGACCGCTCGATCAGGTCCGCGAGGCCGACGTGCGTCAGCGGCGTCATCCCGAAGTCGGCCAGCACGATCGCGGGCATGTCGTCCGCCATCGACAGCAGCGCCGGGTCCATGTCGGCCGTCATCGGGCGCACCTCGGGCTCCGCGACGGGGTCGGCCAGCAGCTCGGCCAGCGTCGACATCTCGGTCAGCGGGGCCGAGACGTCCTCGCCCACGACGTCGAGGCTCACCGACGCCGCGAGGTCGCGCGAGGAGGTGCCCACCGAGACGACGAACTCGCCGCCCTCGACCGTCCAGCGGTGCAGCGCCGGGTGCCAGAACGCCAGGGCCCGCGAGTCCAGGTCGAACGTCACCGTGCGCGCCTCGCCGGGCTCCAGCGCGACCTTCGCGAACGCCTTGAGCTCGCGCTCCGGGCGGGTGACGACGGCGGCCGGGTCGCTCACGTAGACCTGCACCACCTCGGCGCCGGCCCGGTCGCCCGTGTTCGTCACGGTCGCGCTCACGGCGACGCGCGCCTCGGCGCCCGACCCGGTCACGGACGCCGTCACGCCGTCGATCGCGAACGTCGTGTAGCTGAGGCCGAACCCGAACGGGTGGGCGACCGCGACGTCGCGCGCGTCGTACCAGCGGTAGCCGACGAACAGCCCCTCGCCGTAGGTGACGTGCCCCAGCTCGCCCGGGAAGGATCCGTACGCAGGGACGTCCTGCAGGCGGACCGGCAGCGTCTCGGCGAGCTTGCCCGACGGCGAGACCGCGCCGGTCAGCACGTCGACGGCGCCCGAGGCGCCGGCCTGGCCGCCCAGCCACGACTCGAGGATGGCGGGCGCGTGCTGCTGCCACTCGCTCACCGACACGGCGCCGCCGTTGCTGAGCACGACGACGACGCGCGGGTTCACCGCGGCGACCGCCTCGAGCACACGCAGCTGCGCGGCGGGCAGCGAGATCGTCGTGCGGTCGTAGCCCTCGGACTCGTCCACCGCGGGCAGGCCCAGGAACGCGAGCACGGTGCCGGCCCCCTCCGCGAGGGCAACGGCCTCGGCGAGCAGCGCGTCGCCGTCGAGCGCGGAGTCCGGACCCTCCGGGATCGTGAAGCCGGGCGCGAACGGGACCGGGGCGCCGAGGGCGGCCTCGAGGGCGCCGAGCGCGTCGTCGAGCTGGGTCGGGGTC
This window harbors:
- a CDS encoding glycoside hydrolase family 3 N-terminal domain-containing protein — its product is MTAPTSRSPLATEQLIASLTLEEKASLLSGHDFWHTTAIERDGVSVPSMMLTDGPHGLRKQLAAGDHLGLASSVPATCFPTASALGSTWDPELLTRVGAALGLETRAADVSVILGPGANIKRDPRCGRNFEYLSEDPVLSGDLAAALIAGIQSQGVGTSLKHFAVNNQESDRMRVSADVDERPLREIYLASFERAVTKADPWTVMCAYNKVNGVYASQKRFLLTQVLREEWGWDGLVVSDWGAVRDRVAALEAGLDLEMPASDGRTDAAVVAAVRAGTLDEAHVDAAVRNVLRLVDRTADAVATPATVDVAAHHALAREAAAASAVLLRNEPVDGAPLLPLQPASSANGADGAGVVAIGEFARTPRYQGAGSSLVTPTQLDDALGALEAALGAPVPFAPGFTIPEGPDSALDGDALLAEAVALAEGAGTVLAFLGLPAVDESEGYDRTTISLPAAQLRVLEAVAAVNPRVVVVLSNGGAVSVSEWQQHAPAILESWLGGQAGASGAVDVLTGAVSPSGKLAETLPVRLQDVPAYGSFPGELGHVTYGEGLFVGYRWYDARDVAVAHPFGFGLSYTTFAIDGVTASVTGSGAEARVAVSATVTNTGDRAGAEVVQVYVSDPAAVVTRPERELKAFAKVALEPGEARTVTFDLDSRALAFWHPALHRWTVEGGEFVVSVGTSSRDLAASVSLDVVGEDVSAPLTEMSTLAELLADPVAEPEVRPMTADMDPALLSMADDMPAIVLADFGMTPLTHVGLADLIERSNAARG